The DNA sequence ATGAAGTCGAGCCCGGCCAGCGCCCGGTCGAGGCGGTCGCCGTCCGGCGCGGAGAGCACGGGGTTGGCCGCGATCGCCAGCAGCGCCCGTATCCGCCCCTCGCCCGGTGTCTCGATCTCCTCGGCGAGCGCGGCGACGGGCAGTTCCCCCTTGGCCTCGGGGTGCCCGCTGACCCTGCTGCGCCAGCGGCCCAGCGCGAACCCCTTCCCCGGCCGCGCCGGGCGCTCCCGCCGGCCGGTGGCGCCCAGCGGGAACATCATGCCGCCGGGCCGGTCGAGCTGTCCGATGAGCACGTTGACCACATCGACCAGCCAGCTGGTGAGGGTGCCGAACTCGACCGTGGTGGAGCCGACCCGCCCGTACACCACGCCCCTGGACGCGGCGGCCAGCTCACGGGCGAGGATGCGGATCTCCTCGGCGGGCACATCACACGCCGCGGCCACCGCCTCCGGCGGGAAGTCCTCGGCCAGCCGCCCCACCTCCGGCACACCGCTGATGTGCTCGGCGAGCGGGCCCGGTGCCACCAGGTCCTCGGCGAACAGCACCTGCACCATGGCGAAGAGCAGCAGGGCGTCCGTACCGGGCCGGATCGCCACATGGCGGTCGGCCAGCGCGGCCGTACGGGTGCGCCGGGGGTCGACCACCACCAGCCGGCCGCCGCGCCGCCGCAACGCCCGCAGCCGGCCGGGGAAGTCGGGGGCCGTGCACAGACTGCCGCCCGAGTCCAGCGGGTTGGCGCCGAGTATCAGCAGATGGTCCGTACGGTCCAGATCGGGCACCGGGAGCGCGCCCGCGTCGCCGTACAGCAACCCGCTGGAGACGTGCTTGGGCATCTGGTCGAGGGTGCTGGCGGTGAAGACGTTGGGGGTGCGCAGCGCGCCGAGCAGCTGCGGCGGATAGAGCCCTCCGGCCACGGTGTGCACGTTGGGGTTGCCGAGCACGATCCCCGCCGCCTGCGGTCCGTGCTCGCGCAGCAGGGGCGCCAGCCCCTCCTGGACGACGGCGAACGCCTCGTCCCAGCCGGTCTCCTCAAGGCGCCCGGCGCGGCGCACGAGGGGGCGCCGCAGCCGGTCGGGGTCGGCGTCGAGCTCTCCGAACGAGGCGCCCTTGGGGCAGATGAAGCCACGGCTGAAGATGTCCTCCCGATCGCCGCGCGCCCCGGTGACCCTCCCCTCGTCGATCGTCAGGGTCAGTCCGCAGGTGGCCTCGCAGAGCGGGCAGATGCGCAGGGCGGTGCTCATGGGTCCCTCCCGGGGACGGCGGCGAGGCGGCGCTGACGCGCGGGACCCGCTCACCATACCGACTGGTTGGCATGCCGGGGAGGCATCGACGGGAACTCCCGCCCGGCACGGCCCCGCCGCCCGGCCCGCGTCCGCCCCGGGTCGGCCCCGCCGCCTGGTCTGCCGCCCGTCCCCGGGTCGGCCCAGCACCCGGATCGGCCAGGCCAGCACCCGGGTCGGCCCAGCCCCAGCCCAGTCCGGCACCCAGTCCGGCACCCGGGCTACTCCAGCACCCGGGCCAGCCCAGTCCCAGCTCAGTCCAGTACCCGGATCGGCCCAGTTTTCAGCTCAGTCCAGCACCCGGGCCAGATAGGCGCGCAGCAGCTCCTTCGTCTCCGCCACGATCGCCGGATCGCCCTCCGGGTCCATCCGGAACGCCAGTTGCAGCAGCGCGTCCGCCGCCTCGACCGCGAGCAGGAACGCCACCCGCAGCCGCTCCTCGGCCACCTCGTCCGTGCCGCTCCCGCCGCTCCCGCCGTCCCCCAGCCGGTCGGCGAGCAGCACCCGCAGCCGGTCGGCGACCAGATGGTTGGGCTGGTCCGGCCGCGCGGTCGCCGGGACCGGATGGCCGAACTCGATGAGCGCGAAGCCGGGCGCCCCGCGCTTCATCGCCAGATACTCGTCGACGACCACGTCCATCGCCTCACGCCAGCCGCCGCGCCCGGCCGGCCCGGAGTCCGAGGCGGCCAGCCGCCGGGTGATCCGGGTGGCGTACTCGTCCAGATTGCGGTGGGCCAGGGCCTCGGCCATCGCCCGCTTGTTGGAGAAGAAGCGGTAGACCGAGCCGATGGGCACATTGGCGCGCTCGGCGACGGCGCGGGTGCTCAGCTCTTCGTAGCTGATCTCGTCGAGCAGTTCGGCGCAGGCGTCCAGGATCCGGCCGAGGCGCTCGGCGCTGCGACGCTGGACCGGAGGGCGGCGGAGGGGCGGTATGGGCACGCCACCATCCTGCCCGATCATTGACGCACCCGGGTTTCGATTCCTATCGTCTGACAGAGGAATCGAGCGGTGTGGCGGAGCGGCGGGAGCGCGCGATGGGCGACGGCACGGGGATCGAGCAGGCGCGTAAGACGGCCCAAGGGCTGGTCTACGCCTCCGGATTCGGCAATGAGCACAGCAGCGAGGCCGTGCCCGGCGCACTGCCCATCGGCCGCAACTCCCCCCAGCGCGCACCGCTCGGGCTCTACGCGGAGCAGCTGAGCGGCACCGCCTTCACCGAGCCGCGCGCCGCCAACCGGCGCTCCTGGCTGTACCGCATCCGGCCCTCCGCCGCGCATCCGCCGTTCACCCGGATCGACAATGGCGCGCTGCGCGGCGCGCCCTTCACCGAGACCGCGCCCGACCCCAACCGGCTGCGCTGGGATCCGCTGCCGGAGCCGCCGGAGGGCACCGACTTCCTCACCGGGCTGTGGACGCTGGGCGGCAACGGCGACGCCACCCAGCGCGCCGGCATGGCCATCCACCTCTACGCGGCCAACGCGCCGATGACCGACCGGGTGTTCAGCGACGCGGACGGCGAGCTGCTGATCGTTCCCGAGCGGGGCGGGCTGCTGCTGCGCACCGAGTTCGGTCTGCTGCGGGCCGAGCCGGGGCATGTGGCGCTGATCCCGCGCGGGGTGCGGTTCCGGGTGGAGCCGCTCGCCCCTTCCGTGCGCGGCTATGTGTGCGAGAACTACGGCCGCCCCTTCACCCTCCCCGACCTCGGCCCGATCGGCGCCAACGGGCTGGCGAACGCCCGGGACTTCCTGGCCCCGGTCGCGGCGTACGAGGACGTGGAGCGCCCGGTGGAGGTGATCAACAAGTTCTGCGGCAATCTGTGGGCCGCGACGTACGACCACTCGCCGCTGGATGTGGTCGCCTGGCACGGCAACCATGTGCCGTACGTGTACGACCTGCGCCGTTTCAATGTGCTGGGCACCATCAGCTATGACCACCCGGACCCGTCCATCTTCACGGTGCTCACCTCGCCCTCCGACACCCCGGGGCTCGCGGGCGTGGACTTCGTGGTCTTCGCCCCGCGCTGGCTGGTCGGCGAGGACACCTTCCGGCCGCCGTACTTCCACCGCAATGTGATGAGCGAGTACATGGGGCTGATCGAAGGCGCGTACGACGCGAAGACCGGGGGCGCCGGGGGCTTCGTACCGGGCGGGGGCTCGCTGCACAACATGATGTCCGCGCACGGCCCCGACCACGAGACCTTTCTGCGGGCGAGCGCGGCCGAGCTGGCGCCGCACAAGGTGGACGACGGGCTGGCCTTCATGTTCGAGACCCGCTGGCCGGTCACGGCCACCCGGCAGGCGCTGGAGGCGGACCACCTCCAGGGGCGCTATGACGACGTATGGCAGGGTCTGGAGCGTCATTTCCGCCCTTGAAACGCCACGTGAACGACCCCGCGCGGCGGTTGCCGTACGACCGCCCCGCGCGGCGGTTGACGTACGACGCCCCGTACGACCGCCCCGCGCGGACCGCGGCCGTACGACCGACCGTACGACCGCTCCGCGCGGCCGCTGCCGTGACACGTGGCTCGTGACTCCTGACTCATGACCGGAGACCGCGTGACCGCCTTCGCCCCCGACTCCCTCACCCTCAACCGCAAGCTGCCGCTGTGGTACCAGGTCTCGCAGTCGCTGCGGGCCTCCATACTCGGCCGGCGCCCGCACGACCCGCTGCGGCTGCCGACCGAGGACCAGCTCGCCGAGCACTACGGCGTCAGCGTGCTCACCATGCGGCAGGCGCTCAAGGAACTGGAGGCCGAGGGGCTGATCAGCCGCCACCGCCGTCGCGGCACCTTCATCGAACCGAGTGCGCGGCGCGGCGCGCCGGTACGGCTGCTGGGGTCGGTGGACGCGAT is a window from the Streptomyces luomodiensis genome containing:
- a CDS encoding molybdopterin oxidoreductase family protein, with the translated sequence MSTALRICPLCEATCGLTLTIDEGRVTGARGDREDIFSRGFICPKGASFGELDADPDRLRRPLVRRAGRLEETGWDEAFAVVQEGLAPLLREHGPQAAGIVLGNPNVHTVAGGLYPPQLLGALRTPNVFTASTLDQMPKHVSSGLLYGDAGALPVPDLDRTDHLLILGANPLDSGGSLCTAPDFPGRLRALRRRGGRLVVVDPRRTRTAALADRHVAIRPGTDALLLFAMVQVLFAEDLVAPGPLAEHISGVPEVGRLAEDFPPEAVAAACDVPAEEIRILARELAAASRGVVYGRVGSTTVEFGTLTSWLVDVVNVLIGQLDRPGGMMFPLGATGRRERPARPGKGFALGRWRSRVSGHPEAKGELPVAALAEEIETPGEGRIRALLAIAANPVLSAPDGDRLDRALAGLDFMVSVDPYLNETSRHAHVVLPPPPPSRSPHFDYAFNSLSVRNQVRYSRPAIPLEADRMSECEILARLVLCVSGRGGADPAAVDALAIEQTLGKETADPASPVYGREPAELAARLTGVDGAERRLDMMLRLGPYGDGFGADPDGLSLEKLLAHPHGIDLGPLRPRLPGLLKTRSGTVELCPEPLAADVARLRRALADRPSGLLLVGRRHLRSNNSWMHNVPALMGGSNRCTLQVHPEDAARLGLADGGLARVKGDGGELEVPVEVTDAVRTGVVSLPHGWGHDRPGVRLSVAGARPGVNVNQLIDGSRLDPLSGTAVLNGHPVQVSPMPPR
- the hmgA gene encoding homogentisate 1,2-dioxygenase, coding for MGDGTGIEQARKTAQGLVYASGFGNEHSSEAVPGALPIGRNSPQRAPLGLYAEQLSGTAFTEPRAANRRSWLYRIRPSAAHPPFTRIDNGALRGAPFTETAPDPNRLRWDPLPEPPEGTDFLTGLWTLGGNGDATQRAGMAIHLYAANAPMTDRVFSDADGELLIVPERGGLLLRTEFGLLRAEPGHVALIPRGVRFRVEPLAPSVRGYVCENYGRPFTLPDLGPIGANGLANARDFLAPVAAYEDVERPVEVINKFCGNLWAATYDHSPLDVVAWHGNHVPYVYDLRRFNVLGTISYDHPDPSIFTVLTSPSDTPGLAGVDFVVFAPRWLVGEDTFRPPYFHRNVMSEYMGLIEGAYDAKTGGAGGFVPGGGSLHNMMSAHGPDHETFLRASAAELAPHKVDDGLAFMFETRWPVTATRQALEADHLQGRYDDVWQGLERHFRP
- a CDS encoding TetR/AcrR family transcriptional regulator, whose translation is MIGQDGGVPIPPLRRPPVQRRSAERLGRILDACAELLDEISYEELSTRAVAERANVPIGSVYRFFSNKRAMAEALAHRNLDEYATRITRRLAASDSGPAGRGGWREAMDVVVDEYLAMKRGAPGFALIEFGHPVPATARPDQPNHLVADRLRVLLADRLGDGGSGGSGTDEVAEERLRVAFLLAVEAADALLQLAFRMDPEGDPAIVAETKELLRAYLARVLD